In Saccharothrix syringae, the following are encoded in one genomic region:
- a CDS encoding FtsK/SpoIIIE domain-containing protein, which yields MSGGKWVDPAPFEGARPRVPWWVLVPGRAKWIAALVALVWLAVVLAVRLVLVVVRYPVVVLVPVSAAWCWWRFGLSPLVLALLSLVAALIIWSGLDRTSFLRHCWYRLVTEWRRATVYVPRWRTVMRLADLTKLDRRKEYRPTLRRVRSEGWRDRVRVRMVPAQSPEVWELRRDGLAHSFHARSCRVRVLRPRVIELDFIHRDPLARPLPVSVLADAEVDLKRVTVGRTETGKPWRLRLLGSQLLVVGVPGAGKGSVLWSIVWQLAPAIRAGLVRLVGIDPKGGMELGQCPDAFDRVVYDNGPEAVALLEEIAAEVKERATRYRGVRRLWVRSSGEPFTVLVVDELADLIAYQPDKQLRERAARAIQTITSQGRAPGYAVVGLVQDPRKEVVSFRHLFTTRVALRLDEPQQVDMVLGDGVRQRGAAAHEISENTPGVAWIKQDGQREPERARAFHVTDADLVELGAFLADATVHDFPTRPDGTEGRNAA from the coding sequence ATGAGCGGTGGGAAGTGGGTTGATCCGGCTCCGTTCGAGGGTGCTCGGCCTCGGGTGCCGTGGTGGGTGCTGGTACCGGGCAGGGCGAAGTGGATCGCCGCGTTGGTGGCGCTGGTGTGGCTGGCGGTCGTGCTGGCCGTGCGCCTGGTGCTCGTCGTCGTTCGGTACCCGGTGGTTGTGCTGGTGCCGGTGTCGGCGGCCTGGTGCTGGTGGCGCTTCGGGCTCTCGCCGCTGGTGCTGGCGCTGCTGTCGCTGGTCGCGGCATTGATCATCTGGAGTGGGTTGGACCGGACGTCGTTCCTGAGGCACTGCTGGTACCGGCTGGTCACCGAGTGGCGGCGGGCCACGGTGTACGTGCCCCGGTGGCGCACGGTCATGCGCCTGGCGGACCTGACCAAGCTGGACCGGCGCAAGGAGTACCGGCCCACGCTGCGGCGAGTCCGCTCGGAAGGCTGGCGCGACCGCGTCCGAGTGCGGATGGTCCCGGCCCAGTCGCCGGAGGTGTGGGAGCTGCGGCGCGATGGCTTGGCACACTCGTTCCACGCCCGGTCCTGCCGGGTGCGGGTGCTGCGGCCTCGGGTGATCGAACTCGACTTCATCCACCGGGACCCGCTGGCCCGACCGCTGCCCGTGTCCGTGCTGGCGGATGCCGAGGTGGACCTCAAGCGCGTCACGGTCGGCCGCACGGAAACGGGCAAGCCGTGGCGGCTGCGCCTGCTCGGCTCCCAGCTCCTCGTCGTCGGCGTACCCGGCGCCGGCAAGGGCTCGGTGCTGTGGTCGATCGTCTGGCAACTCGCCCCGGCCATCCGTGCGGGCCTGGTCCGGCTGGTCGGAATCGACCCCAAGGGCGGCATGGAACTCGGGCAGTGCCCCGATGCCTTCGACCGCGTCGTCTACGACAACGGCCCGGAAGCCGTTGCCCTGCTTGAAGAAATCGCCGCAGAGGTCAAGGAACGCGCCACCCGCTATCGAGGCGTCCGGCGGCTGTGGGTGCGGTCAAGCGGGGAGCCCTTCACTGTCCTGGTGGTCGACGAGCTGGCCGACCTGATCGCCTACCAACCCGACAAGCAACTCCGGGAAAGGGCGGCACGGGCGATCCAGACGATCACCTCCCAGGGACGCGCACCCGGCTACGCCGTAGTTGGCCTGGTGCAGGACCCGCGTAAGGAGGTCGTGAGCTTCCGACACCTGTTCACCACCCGCGTAGCGCTGCGCCTGGACGAGCCACAACAGGTCGACATGGTCCTGGGCGACGGCGTCCGGCAACGGGGCGCGGCGGCGCATGAGATCAGCGAAAACACTCCTGGCGTGGCCTGGATCAAGCAGGACGGGCAACGGGAGCCCGAGCGAGCACGAGCCTTCCACGTCACCGACGCCGACCTGGTCGAGCTGGGCGCGTTCCTGGCAGACGCCACCGTGCACGACTTCCCGACCCGGCCGGACGGCACCGAAGGGAGGAACGCGGCATGA
- a CDS encoding replication initiator, producing the protein MNGETCAERMRQPIALDVAKAAAEKYGVCVRPFTMEVEDRTTYEVRYVAVPCGSTVESACAPCARKAKALRMAQCREGWHLTEEPDFTPGPPTQDQTELLTFRADLVKAYRDAVEQGEAGHADELRDEIHSVDAELRQLGVRGRLPSPDAPRKRPVKRSTKRRQDAPDLPRRRVEKRTVGREYAGGFRPSMFVTLTLDTYGKVRDDGTPVDPDTYDYRRAARDAVHFASLVDRWWQNLRRVVGWDVQYFATVEPQRRAAPHLHAAVRGSIPHETIRLVTAATYHQVWWPNHDQRLYSGDHLPVWDARAEAFVDPDTHQPLTAWADGVAAVEEPAHVVRFGRQVHSKGILGGSEEAGRHIGYLTKYLTKSIGEVVEQTTERQRQHADRLADELAVTPCSDRCPVWLLYGVQPRGASSRTTPGHCKGRAHRRTTLGLPGRRVLVSRKWSGKILADHRADRKRFVLEALKAAGIEKPERDTSQLVWHKVRPGDPNVPPRAHQLMHAIAERTRWKAEYDRAMLAAGDPPDLSAVPQAA; encoded by the coding sequence ATGAACGGCGAGACCTGCGCGGAACGGATGCGGCAGCCCATCGCCCTGGACGTGGCCAAGGCCGCCGCAGAGAAGTACGGCGTGTGCGTGCGGCCCTTCACGATGGAAGTGGAGGACCGGACCACCTACGAAGTCCGCTACGTCGCCGTGCCATGTGGGTCGACGGTGGAGAGCGCCTGTGCGCCCTGCGCGCGCAAGGCCAAGGCGCTGCGAATGGCCCAATGCCGGGAGGGCTGGCACCTGACCGAGGAACCCGACTTCACCCCGGGCCCGCCCACCCAGGACCAGACGGAGCTGCTGACCTTCCGTGCCGACCTGGTCAAGGCATACAGGGATGCGGTCGAGCAGGGCGAAGCAGGTCATGCGGACGAGCTGCGGGACGAGATCCACTCGGTGGACGCGGAACTTCGGCAGCTCGGTGTCCGAGGCCGGTTGCCTTCTCCCGACGCACCCCGTAAGCGGCCGGTGAAGCGGTCCACGAAGCGCCGCCAGGACGCCCCCGACCTGCCCCGGCGGCGAGTGGAGAAGCGCACGGTCGGGCGGGAGTACGCGGGCGGCTTCCGGCCCTCGATGTTCGTCACGCTCACCCTCGACACCTACGGCAAGGTCCGCGACGACGGCACCCCGGTGGACCCGGACACCTACGACTACCGGCGGGCCGCCCGGGACGCGGTGCACTTCGCCTCCCTGGTCGACCGCTGGTGGCAGAACCTGCGCCGCGTCGTCGGCTGGGACGTGCAGTACTTCGCCACCGTCGAACCCCAGCGGCGGGCCGCGCCACACCTGCACGCCGCAGTCCGCGGCTCCATCCCGCACGAGACCATCCGCCTAGTCACCGCGGCCACCTACCACCAAGTCTGGTGGCCCAACCACGACCAGCGCCTCTACTCCGGTGACCACCTGCCGGTGTGGGACGCACGAGCGGAGGCGTTCGTCGATCCGGACACCCACCAACCGCTGACGGCGTGGGCGGATGGCGTGGCGGCGGTGGAGGAGCCGGCGCACGTGGTGCGGTTCGGCCGCCAGGTCCACTCCAAGGGCATCCTCGGCGGCTCGGAAGAAGCCGGGCGTCACATCGGCTACCTGACCAAGTACCTCACCAAGTCCATCGGCGAAGTGGTCGAGCAGACCACCGAACGGCAGCGCCAGCACGCCGACCGCCTGGCGGACGAACTGGCCGTGACGCCCTGCTCCGACCGCTGCCCGGTCTGGCTGCTATACGGCGTCCAACCACGCGGAGCCAGCTCGCGCACCACCCCCGGCCACTGCAAGGGCCGCGCCCACCGCCGAACCACCCTCGGCCTGCCCGGCCGCCGCGTCCTGGTCTCCCGCAAGTGGTCCGGCAAGATCCTCGCCGACCACCGCGCCGACCGCAAGCGCTTCGTCCTCGAAGCCCTCAAAGCCGCGGGCATCGAAAAACCGGAACGCGACACGTCCCAACTCGTCTGGCACAAGGTCCGCCCCGGCGACCCCAACGTGCCACCACGCGCACACCAGCTCATGCACGCCATCGCGGAGCGAACGCGGTGGAAGGCGGAGTACGACCGGGCGATGCTCGCGGCCGGTGACCCTCCAGACCTTTCGGCAGTTCCGCAAGCAGCCTGA
- a CDS encoding helix-turn-helix transcriptional regulator — protein sequence MSGNEFDRLWGVDDLSAFLGVPVHTIRGWRTKNYGPPARKVGKHLRWDPTEVREWFNNLDQNAA from the coding sequence ATGAGCGGGAACGAGTTCGACCGGCTGTGGGGCGTTGACGATCTCTCGGCCTTCCTCGGCGTACCGGTGCACACCATCCGTGGTTGGCGCACCAAGAACTACGGGCCACCGGCCCGTAAGGTCGGTAAACACCTGCGGTGGGACCCGACTGAAGTCCGCGAGTGGTTCAACAACCTCGACCAGAACGCGGCCTAG
- a CDS encoding tyrosine-type recombinase/integrase — protein MGHVQDRWWTVKDGKREKTPQYGKGMRYKVRFPGPDGRERSKTFPDRQKAAADAFLHEIETDKNKGTYLDPNAGRITFRDYTERHWIGARTFDESTREGVEFRLKLHVYPYFGDTELRLIQPSTIQAWERKLQQKGLAETYRRTIFANVSAIFTAAIDDERLRKNPCNGKSVIKPRGEYPKIVPWVEERVHAVRASLGERYRVAVNLGAGCGLRQGEVFGFSPDDVDESEGVIHVLRQIKIVRGKMVFAPPKHGKTRDVPLAASVADAIKAHVEEYKPLPITLPWGAPDGKPMTVPLMIYTRESKQLYRHSFNHHVWKPALRAAGVKAPGRAEGFHALRHFYASSLLEEGVSIRALAEYLGHADPAFTLRVYTHLMPASHERTRAAVDKVFGAKLAEAA, from the coding sequence GTGGGACACGTGCAAGACCGCTGGTGGACTGTCAAGGACGGCAAGCGGGAAAAGACGCCTCAGTACGGCAAGGGAATGCGGTACAAAGTGCGCTTTCCCGGCCCCGATGGTCGAGAACGCTCGAAGACGTTCCCGGACCGGCAAAAGGCTGCGGCTGACGCCTTCCTGCACGAGATCGAGACCGACAAGAACAAGGGGACCTACCTGGACCCCAACGCGGGCCGGATCACCTTCCGCGACTACACCGAGAGGCACTGGATCGGCGCGAGGACGTTCGACGAGTCCACGCGCGAGGGTGTGGAGTTCCGGCTCAAGCTGCACGTCTACCCCTACTTCGGTGACACGGAGTTGCGCCTCATCCAGCCGTCCACCATCCAGGCATGGGAGCGGAAGCTCCAGCAGAAGGGACTGGCCGAGACGTACCGGCGGACCATCTTCGCCAACGTTTCGGCAATCTTCACCGCTGCCATCGACGACGAGCGGCTGCGCAAGAACCCGTGCAACGGAAAGTCGGTCATCAAGCCGCGGGGCGAGTACCCGAAGATCGTCCCGTGGGTGGAAGAGCGAGTGCACGCGGTTCGCGCGAGCCTGGGGGAGCGGTACCGCGTCGCGGTGAACCTCGGTGCGGGGTGTGGCCTGCGGCAGGGTGAGGTTTTCGGTTTCTCGCCCGATGACGTGGATGAGTCGGAGGGTGTCATTCACGTGCTGCGGCAGATCAAGATCGTGCGCGGAAAGATGGTCTTCGCGCCGCCGAAGCACGGCAAGACCCGTGATGTTCCTCTGGCCGCAAGCGTGGCGGATGCCATCAAAGCGCATGTGGAGGAATACAAGCCGCTGCCGATCACGCTTCCCTGGGGCGCACCTGACGGCAAGCCCATGACGGTGCCACTGATGATCTACACGCGTGAGTCCAAGCAGCTCTACCGGCACTCGTTCAACCACCACGTGTGGAAACCGGCCCTGAGGGCGGCCGGAGTGAAGGCGCCAGGTCGCGCTGAGGGCTTCCACGCGCTGAGGCACTTCTACGCCTCGTCGCTCCTGGAAGAGGGCGTCAGCATCCGGGCGCTCGCTGAGTACCTGGGGCACGCTGACCCGGCATTCACTCTTCGGGTGTACACGCACCTGATGCCCGCGAGCCACGAGCGGACCCGGGCGGCAGTGGACAAGGTGTTCGGAGCGAAGCTGGCGGAAGCGGCATGA
- the glnA gene encoding type I glutamate--ammonia ligase has product MFKNPDEVLKFISDEGVKFVDVRFSDLPGVMQHFTLPAAAFDEDAINEGLAFDGSSVRGFQSIHESDMLLLPDLYTARLDPFRIEKTLIVNFFVHDPFTREAYSRDPRNIARKAEQYITESGIADTAYFGAEAEFYIFDSIRFDTTANASFHEIDSISGWWNTGREEEGGNRGYKVKYKGGYFPVTPTDHYADLRDKMVLNLEGNGFSVERAHHEVGTAGQAEINYRFNTLLHAADDLMLFKYIIKNTAWQAGKTVTFMPKPLFGDNGSGMHTHQSLWKDGQPLFHDESGYAGLSDTARHYIGGILHHAPSLLAFTNPTVNSYHRLVPGYEAPVSLVYSQRNRSACVRIPITGNNPKAKRIEFRCPDSSGNPYLAFSAMVMAGLDGVKNKIEPPAPIDKDLYELPPEEARDVKQVPASLDAVLDTLEADHEYLLEGGVFTPDVIDTWISFKREQEIDPLRLRPNPYEFALYYDV; this is encoded by the coding sequence GTGTTCAAGAATCCCGACGAGGTCCTGAAGTTCATCTCCGACGAGGGCGTGAAGTTCGTCGACGTCCGGTTCAGCGACCTGCCCGGCGTGATGCAGCACTTCACGCTCCCGGCCGCCGCGTTCGACGAGGACGCCATCAACGAGGGGCTCGCGTTCGACGGCTCGTCCGTCCGCGGCTTCCAGTCGATCCACGAGTCGGACATGCTGCTGCTGCCCGACCTGTACACGGCGCGCCTGGACCCGTTCCGCATCGAGAAGACGCTGATCGTCAACTTCTTCGTGCACGACCCGTTCACCCGTGAGGCGTACAGCCGCGACCCGCGCAACATCGCGCGCAAGGCCGAGCAGTACATCACCGAGTCGGGTATCGCGGACACCGCGTACTTCGGCGCCGAGGCGGAGTTCTACATCTTCGACTCGATCCGCTTCGACACGACCGCGAACGCGTCCTTCCACGAGATCGACTCGATCTCCGGCTGGTGGAACACCGGCCGCGAGGAAGAGGGCGGCAACCGCGGTTACAAGGTCAAGTACAAGGGCGGCTACTTCCCGGTCACGCCGACCGACCACTACGCCGACCTGCGCGACAAGATGGTGCTGAACCTGGAGGGCAACGGCTTCTCCGTGGAGCGCGCGCACCACGAGGTCGGCACCGCGGGCCAGGCCGAGATCAACTACCGGTTCAACACCCTGCTGCACGCGGCCGACGACCTGATGCTGTTCAAGTACATCATCAAGAACACCGCGTGGCAGGCCGGCAAGACCGTGACGTTCATGCCGAAGCCGCTGTTCGGCGACAACGGCTCGGGCATGCACACCCACCAGTCGCTGTGGAAGGACGGCCAGCCGCTGTTCCACGACGAGTCCGGCTACGCGGGCCTGTCCGACACGGCGCGCCACTACATCGGCGGCATCCTGCACCACGCGCCGTCGCTGCTGGCCTTCACCAACCCGACGGTGAACTCCTACCACCGCCTGGTGCCCGGCTACGAGGCCCCGGTCAGCCTGGTGTACTCGCAGCGCAACCGCTCGGCGTGCGTACGCATCCCGATCACCGGCAACAACCCGAAGGCCAAGCGCATCGAGTTCCGCTGCCCCGACTCGTCGGGCAACCCGTACCTGGCCTTCTCGGCCATGGTGATGGCGGGCCTGGACGGCGTGAAGAACAAGATCGAGCCGCCGGCCCCGATCGACAAGGACCTCTACGAGCTGCCGCCCGAGGAGGCCCGCGACGTCAAGCAGGTGCCGGCGTCCCTGGACGCGGTGCTGGACACCCTCGAAGCGGACCACGAGTACCTGCTGGAGGGCGGCGTGTTCACGCCGGACGTCATCGACACCTGGATCTCGTTCAAGCGGGAGCAGGAGATCGACCCGCTGCGGCTGCGCCCGAACCCCTACGAGTTCGCGCTCTACTACGACGTGTGA
- a CDS encoding RDD family protein, which produces MSKWTGSWLSGPRSALEPGDSGQRWKGERLGLPRSGPGSVASTGRRALAILVDFLLSGGVASLFTMPELPRNWSLLAWFAITVVAVGFFGFTPGHALFGLRVARLDGAGIVGLPRAVLRTALIFPIIPAVVWDADGRGLHDKAAGTVVIRVR; this is translated from the coding sequence GTGAGCAAGTGGACCGGTTCGTGGTTGTCTGGCCCTCGTTCGGCGCTTGAGCCCGGTGACTCCGGCCAGCGGTGGAAGGGCGAACGCCTGGGACTGCCGCGGTCGGGCCCCGGCTCGGTCGCCTCGACGGGCAGGCGCGCCCTGGCGATCCTGGTCGACTTCCTCCTGTCGGGCGGGGTGGCGAGCCTGTTCACCATGCCCGAGCTGCCGCGCAACTGGAGTCTGCTGGCCTGGTTCGCCATCACCGTCGTCGCGGTCGGCTTCTTCGGCTTCACCCCTGGTCACGCGCTCTTCGGCCTCCGGGTCGCGCGCCTGGACGGCGCCGGGATCGTCGGCCTGCCCCGGGCGGTCCTGCGGACCGCGTTGATCTTCCCCATCATCCCGGCCGTGGTCTGGGACGCCGACGGCAGGGGGCTCCACGACAAGGCTGCGGGCACCGTCGTCATCCGGGTGCGCTGA
- a CDS encoding DUF4191 domain-containing protein: MAGKQDKAAAKAAAKEAAKARRAASKQRRGQILEAFKMQRREDKALVPLMLLCLLGATAAAFLIGLIWDMQWVLLPMGIAVGALLAVIVFGRRVQRTVYAKADGQPGAAAWALDNLRGRWRVTQAVAGTTSGDMVHRVIGRPGVVLVAEGAAHRVKGLLAQEKKRVARVIGDTPIYDVIVGSEDNQVPLRKLQGHLMKLPRNISAAQVDTLENRLAALASRGAALPKGPMPQGAKMRNVQRAMRRR; the protein is encoded by the coding sequence ATGGCTGGTAAGCAGGACAAGGCGGCTGCGAAGGCTGCCGCCAAGGAAGCGGCGAAGGCGCGGCGCGCGGCATCGAAGCAGCGGCGCGGCCAGATCCTCGAGGCGTTCAAGATGCAGCGCCGCGAGGACAAGGCGCTCGTGCCGTTGATGCTGTTGTGCCTGCTGGGCGCCACCGCCGCGGCGTTCCTCATCGGCCTGATCTGGGACATGCAGTGGGTGCTGCTGCCCATGGGCATCGCGGTCGGCGCGCTGCTCGCGGTGATCGTGTTCGGCCGCCGGGTGCAGCGCACGGTGTACGCGAAGGCCGACGGCCAGCCGGGTGCGGCGGCGTGGGCGCTGGACAACCTGCGCGGCCGCTGGCGCGTGACGCAGGCCGTGGCGGGCACGACCAGCGGTGACATGGTGCACCGGGTCATCGGCCGGCCGGGCGTGGTGCTGGTCGCCGAGGGCGCGGCGCACCGGGTCAAGGGCCTGCTCGCCCAGGAGAAGAAGCGGGTCGCGCGCGTGATCGGCGACACCCCGATCTACGACGTCATCGTCGGCTCGGAGGACAACCAGGTGCCGCTGCGCAAGCTGCAGGGCCACCTGATGAAGCTGCCGCGCAACATCTCGGCCGCCCAGGTCGACACCCTGGAGAACCGCCTGGCCGCCCTGGCCAGCCGCGGTGCCGCCCTGCCCAAGGGCCCGATGCCCCAGGGCGCCAAGATGCGCAACGTCCAGCGCGCCATGCGCCGCCGCTGA
- a CDS encoding ATP-dependent DNA helicase UvrD2: MHRMDRLLEGLDPEQRAAVEAPRGPVCVLAGAGTGKTRTITHRIAHLVQRGHVAAGQVLAVTFTARAAGEMRTRLRALGVHGAQARTFHAASLRQLRYFWPRVVGGEPWQLIDRNKLRLVAQAAHRVGLSTESDSLRDLAGEIEWAKASLVAPEDYPAAAGRTNRDTPAPAEQVVKVYRAYEELKNKAQLLDFDDLLLHTAAALEEHGDVAEEFRDRYRCFVVDEYQDVTPLQQRVLDAWLGQRDDLTVVGDANQTIYSFAGASPVPLLNFPRRFPHATVVRLERDYRSTPQVVALANQVISWARGRPAGSRLKLIGQRPDGPRPAFTEFDDESLEAGAVARRVKELLDDGVAASEIAVLYRVNAQSELYEQALAEVGVPYQVRGGERFFQRAEVRQAMVALRAAAAHEPSGELPKVVREVLTGIGLTDEPPAGGAAREKWESLLALVELAEELVGQVEGADLPKFCAELDMRAEAQHPPTVEGVTLASLHAAKGLEWDAVFLVGLVEGTLPIQHADGDDAAVEEERRLLYVGVTRAREHLWLSWALARAAGGRRYRRRSRFLYGLIPEDHPASRTVAAKREPLQRRPKPQCRVCGSALVDARSIKLSRCSSCPSDLDEELLTRLRAWRADRARELKVPAYVVFTDATLVAIAEQRPADVADLVSISGIGAAKLDRYGEDVLTLVRGSSG; encoded by the coding sequence ATGCACCGCATGGACCGGCTGCTGGAGGGACTGGACCCGGAACAGCGCGCCGCCGTGGAAGCACCCCGCGGCCCGGTCTGCGTCCTGGCGGGCGCGGGCACCGGCAAGACCCGCACCATCACCCACCGCATCGCCCACCTGGTCCAGCGCGGGCACGTCGCCGCCGGTCAGGTCCTCGCGGTCACGTTCACCGCGCGCGCGGCGGGCGAGATGCGCACCCGGCTGCGGGCGCTCGGCGTGCACGGCGCGCAGGCCCGCACGTTCCATGCCGCCTCCCTGCGCCAGCTCCGCTACTTCTGGCCGCGCGTGGTCGGCGGCGAGCCGTGGCAGCTGATCGACCGGAACAAGCTGCGCCTGGTCGCCCAGGCCGCCCACCGGGTGGGCCTGTCCACCGAGTCCGACTCGCTGCGCGACCTCGCCGGTGAGATCGAGTGGGCCAAGGCGTCGCTGGTCGCGCCCGAGGACTACCCGGCCGCGGCCGGCCGCACCAACCGCGACACCCCGGCACCCGCCGAGCAGGTCGTGAAGGTCTACCGGGCCTACGAGGAGCTGAAGAACAAGGCGCAGCTGCTCGACTTCGACGACCTCCTGCTGCACACCGCCGCGGCGCTGGAGGAGCACGGCGACGTCGCCGAGGAGTTCCGCGACCGCTACCGCTGCTTCGTCGTCGACGAGTACCAGGACGTCACGCCGCTCCAGCAGCGCGTGCTCGACGCGTGGCTGGGGCAGCGCGACGACCTGACCGTCGTCGGCGACGCCAACCAGACCATCTACTCCTTCGCCGGCGCCTCGCCGGTGCCGCTGCTGAACTTCCCGCGCCGCTTCCCGCACGCCACCGTGGTGCGGCTGGAGCGCGACTACCGGTCGACGCCGCAGGTCGTCGCCCTGGCCAACCAGGTCATCAGCTGGGCGCGCGGCCGCCCCGCCGGCTCCCGGCTCAAGCTGATCGGCCAGCGCCCGGACGGCCCGCGGCCGGCGTTCACCGAGTTCGACGACGAGTCGCTGGAGGCGGGCGCCGTCGCGCGGCGGGTGAAGGAGCTGCTGGACGACGGCGTGGCGGCCAGCGAGATCGCCGTCCTGTACCGGGTCAACGCCCAGTCGGAGCTCTACGAGCAGGCGCTGGCCGAGGTCGGCGTGCCCTACCAGGTGCGCGGGGGCGAGCGGTTCTTCCAGCGCGCCGAGGTGCGGCAGGCGATGGTCGCCCTGCGCGCCGCGGCCGCGCACGAGCCGTCCGGGGAGCTGCCGAAGGTCGTCCGCGAGGTGCTGACCGGCATCGGCCTCACCGACGAACCCCCCGCCGGCGGCGCGGCCAGGGAGAAGTGGGAGTCGCTGCTCGCGCTGGTCGAGCTGGCCGAGGAGCTGGTCGGCCAGGTCGAGGGCGCGGACCTGCCCAAGTTCTGCGCCGAGCTGGACATGCGCGCCGAGGCCCAGCACCCGCCGACCGTGGAGGGCGTGACGCTCGCGTCCCTGCACGCGGCGAAGGGCCTGGAGTGGGACGCGGTGTTCCTGGTCGGGCTGGTCGAGGGCACCCTGCCGATCCAGCACGCGGACGGCGACGACGCGGCGGTCGAGGAGGAGCGCCGGCTGCTGTACGTGGGGGTGACCCGGGCCCGCGAGCACCTGTGGCTGTCGTGGGCGCTGGCGCGCGCCGCGGGCGGTCGGCGCTACCGGCGCCGGAGCCGGTTCCTCTACGGGCTGATCCCGGAGGACCACCCCGCCTCGCGCACGGTCGCCGCCAAGCGCGAGCCGCTGCAGCGCAGGCCCAAGCCGCAGTGCCGCGTGTGCGGGTCGGCGCTGGTCGACGCGCGGTCGATCAAGCTGAGCCGGTGCTCCTCGTGCCCGTCGGACCTCGACGAGGAGCTGCTGACCCGGCTGCGCGCGTGGCGGGCGGACCGGGCGCGCGAGCTGAAGGTGCCCGCGTACGTCGTCTTCACCGACGCGACGCTCGTGGCGATCGCCGAGCAGCGCCCGGCGGACGTCGCCGACCTGGTCTCCATCTCCGGCATCGGCGCCGCCAAGCTCGACCGCTACGGGGAGGACGTCCTCACCCTCGTGCGCGGCAGCTCCGGTTGA
- a CDS encoding WhiB family transcriptional regulator, protein MLTATVPITGTLSSESDLVGAGVASLIDTAPDAGLDLPCRTNNPDLWFADAPAELEEAKKFCATCPVIAECLAGALARHEPWGVWGGEIFERGAVIARKRPRGRPRKDAAPVVPAAPAATVVRGAKNQEAAA, encoded by the coding sequence ATGTTGACTGCGACCGTGCCGATAACCGGGACGCTGTCCAGCGAGTCCGACCTCGTCGGAGCCGGTGTCGCTTCGCTGATCGACACCGCGCCCGACGCCGGCCTCGACCTTCCTTGCCGCACCAACAACCCGGACCTGTGGTTCGCCGACGCCCCGGCGGAGTTGGAGGAGGCCAAGAAGTTCTGCGCCACCTGCCCCGTCATCGCCGAGTGCCTGGCCGGTGCGCTCGCCCGCCACGAGCCCTGGGGGGTCTGGGGCGGCGAGATCTTCGAGCGCGGAGCGGTGATCGCGCGCAAGCGCCCCCGTGGGCGCCCGCGCAAGGACGCCGCACCCGTTGTTCCCGCGGCGCCTGCCGCGACCGTTGTCCGGGGGGCTAAGAACCAGGAGGCCGCCGCGTGA
- a CDS encoding class I SAM-dependent methyltransferase has translation MAAHSHHHVRTHDGIDWSSRLNALRQADELDADARRVVARRIVRPLPDHPTVLDVGCGAGGMAVALVEALSARGGGTVVLVDATPELLDAATTAARTAAAYEGDTAKAAVKVRPVLADLVTERPVDLAGPVQLVWASNVVHHLPDQRAAVAGLVEAIAPGGWLALAEGGLEGKFLPWDLGVGEPGLQDRLAAARAHWFALMRENTEGSVRMPGGWNTVLAELGMLDVTAFSFLVDHPAPAKQAVRDWAVERLRWHHEVAGHLLHPDDRRTTRRLLDPQDPAYLGLRDDVFLLMASTVHLGRRP, from the coding sequence GTGGCCGCTCACTCTCACCACCACGTCCGGACCCACGACGGAATCGACTGGTCTTCCCGCCTGAACGCGCTCCGGCAGGCCGACGAACTCGACGCCGACGCGCGCCGGGTGGTCGCGCGCAGGATCGTTCGCCCGCTGCCGGATCACCCGACCGTGCTCGACGTCGGGTGCGGGGCCGGTGGGATGGCGGTGGCGCTCGTCGAGGCGCTGTCCGCCCGCGGCGGCGGCACGGTGGTGCTCGTCGACGCGACGCCCGAGCTGCTGGACGCCGCCACGACCGCCGCGCGGACGGCTGCCGCCTACGAGGGCGACACGGCCAAGGCCGCGGTGAAGGTGCGGCCGGTGCTGGCCGACCTCGTGACCGAGCGGCCGGTCGACCTCGCGGGACCCGTGCAGCTGGTGTGGGCGTCCAACGTCGTGCACCACCTCCCCGATCAGCGCGCGGCGGTGGCCGGGCTGGTCGAGGCGATCGCTCCCGGTGGGTGGTTGGCGTTGGCCGAGGGTGGGCTTGAGGGCAAGTTCCTCCCGTGGGACCTGGGGGTGGGTGAGCCCGGGTTGCAGGACCGGTTGGCCGCTGCCCGCGCGCACTGGTTCGCGTTGATGCGCGAGAACACCGAGGGCTCGGTCCGCATGCCCGGTGGCTGGAACACCGTGCTGGCAGAGCTGGGCATGCTCGACGTCACCGCCTTCAGCTTCCTCGTCGACCACCCCGCGCCCGCCAAGCAGGCCGTGCGCGACTGGGCGGTGGAACGGCTCAGGTGGCACCACGAGGTCGCGGGCCACCTGCTGCACCCCGACGACCGCCGGACCACCCGCCGACTCCTCGACCCGCAGGACCCCGCTTACCTCGGCCTGCGCGACGACGTCTTCCTGCTCATGGCCAGCACCGTCCACCTCGGGCGCAGGCCGTGA